The Halosimplex litoreum genome has a window encoding:
- a CDS encoding DUF2249 domain-containing protein has product MVSDVSREPTRTLDAREIDGEPFGEIVAALEDLSAEGTLELVNSFEPEPLYGVLDDRGFDHETERASENEVHVYISRAE; this is encoded by the coding sequence ATGGTCAGCGACGTATCGAGAGAGCCGACGCGGACGCTCGACGCCCGGGAGATCGACGGCGAACCGTTCGGCGAGATCGTGGCCGCGCTGGAGGACCTCTCGGCGGAGGGCACGCTCGAACTCGTCAACAGCTTCGAGCCGGAACCGCTGTACGGCGTGCTCGACGACCGCGGGTTCGACCACGAGACCGAACGCGCGAGCGAAAACGAGGTCCACGTGTATATCAGCCGCGCGGAATGA
- a CDS encoding SRPBCC family protein encodes MQTVTVSRRLDASPERVRAAMDDLEAFMLAAGFTEVALDGETMHLENQVGLATVTLDLRLVDDESDLAYEQADGFFETMDTVYHVEPVDGATEVTATTDFELDVALVGQILDATVIKRQRRHELESQFDWLEAEVAG; translated from the coding sequence ATGCAGACGGTGACGGTTTCGCGACGGCTCGACGCCTCGCCGGAGCGGGTGCGCGCCGCGATGGACGACCTGGAGGCGTTCATGCTCGCCGCAGGGTTCACCGAGGTGGCCCTCGACGGCGAGACGATGCATCTGGAGAACCAGGTGGGGCTCGCGACGGTGACCCTCGACCTGCGACTGGTCGACGACGAGTCGGACCTCGCCTACGAGCAGGCCGACGGCTTCTTCGAGACCATGGACACCGTCTACCACGTCGAACCCGTCGACGGCGCCACCGAGGTCACAGCGACGACCGACTTCGAACTCGACGTTGCCCTCGTCGGACAGATCCTCGACGCCACGGTGATCAAACGCCAGCGACGGCACGAACTCGAATCGCAGTTCGACTGGCTGGAAGCCGAGGTCGCGGGGTAG
- a CDS encoding tRNA(Ile)(2)-agmatinylcytidine synthase, translating into MTVIGLDDTDSRERGMCTTYVAASLAERIEAAGASVDRRVLVRLNPGVEHKTRGNAALAVHTGLGADRALALAREHLDLAETADPRTNPGVVVAPGDPERVPEEVAAFARAAVRDYHDVDDAVDLAAECGYQTAYAGNGRGRIGALAAVGAWRAFDDWSYECISYRERDRWGTDREVDRESVFAAADAASPDAWDTVDRGEGYPVCVPRTPCPILYGIRGDDSETVRRVADAIDGEAVASRALFVTNQGTDAHLRDADGFADADEGRAYRVDGEVVTEPETREGGHVFATLRSADGEDAEIAAFEPTKRFRDRVRALRPGDRVTVCGEVSDGTLKLEKFAVRELVRTEPTNPECPECGRSMGSAGADQGYRCRDCETSADGKVEVPVERELELGWYEVPPCARRHVAKPLVRGGFDAPVHPER; encoded by the coding sequence GTGACCGTCATCGGGCTCGACGACACGGATTCCCGCGAACGCGGGATGTGTACCACCTACGTCGCCGCCAGCCTCGCAGAGCGCATCGAGGCGGCGGGGGCGAGCGTCGACCGACGGGTGCTCGTGCGGCTGAATCCGGGTGTCGAGCACAAGACCCGCGGCAACGCCGCGCTCGCCGTCCACACCGGCCTCGGCGCCGATCGCGCGCTCGCGCTCGCACGCGAGCACCTCGATTTGGCCGAGACGGCGGATCCGCGGACGAACCCGGGCGTCGTCGTCGCACCGGGCGATCCCGAACGGGTTCCCGAGGAAGTGGCGGCGTTCGCGCGGGCGGCCGTTCGGGACTACCACGACGTCGACGACGCGGTCGACCTCGCCGCCGAGTGTGGCTACCAGACCGCCTACGCCGGCAACGGCCGCGGCCGCATCGGCGCGCTGGCCGCCGTCGGCGCGTGGCGGGCGTTCGACGACTGGAGCTACGAGTGTATCTCCTACCGCGAGCGCGACCGCTGGGGGACCGACCGGGAGGTCGACCGCGAGTCCGTCTTCGCCGCTGCCGACGCGGCCTCCCCCGACGCCTGGGACACCGTGGACCGGGGGGAGGGCTACCCCGTCTGTGTCCCACGCACCCCCTGCCCCATCCTCTACGGGATCCGCGGCGACGACTCCGAGACCGTCCGCCGGGTCGCCGACGCGATCGACGGCGAAGCGGTCGCGAGCCGCGCGCTGTTCGTCACCAACCAGGGGACCGACGCCCACCTCCGGGACGCCGACGGATTCGCCGACGCCGACGAGGGCCGGGCCTACCGCGTCGACGGCGAGGTCGTCACCGAGCCCGAGACCCGGGAGGGCGGCCACGTGTTCGCTACCCTCCGGAGCGCCGACGGCGAGGACGCCGAGATCGCCGCCTTCGAGCCGACCAAGCGATTCCGCGACCGCGTGCGGGCGCTGCGGCCCGGCGACCGGGTGACCGTCTGCGGCGAGGTGTCCGACGGGACGCTGAAACTGGAGAAGTTCGCCGTCAGGGAGCTCGTGCGGACCGAACCGACCAATCCGGAGTGTCCCGAGTGCGGTCGCTCGATGGGGTCGGCGGGCGCCGACCAGGGCTACCGCTGTCGGGACTGCGAGACGAGCGCCGACGGGAAGGTCGAGGTGCCCGTCGAACGGGAACTGGAACTGGGCTGGTACGAGGTGCCGCCCTGCGCCCGCAGACACGTCGCGAAGCCGCTGGTCCGCGGCGGATTCGACGCACCCGTCCATCCCGAGCGGTAG